AGTATCCGATGCGCTGAACGAGTCTGGCGTGAAGGAAAAGGTTGTCCTCATGATTCCGGATCCAGGTGAATCGATCACTAATTTCGGAGCTATTGAACAAGGTGGAGAATCGCTGAACTTCAATGATTCCGTTGGCAAAGAGAAAGCCCTTGCGAACCGTGAAAAAGCAGTTCAATGGTGGCTGCAGCAAGTCAAATCGAGATGGGAAGCAAAAGGTTACGCTAACCTCGAGCTTGTAGGTATGTACTGGTTCGAAGAGCAAATCAGCACAAGCCAATCCGGACCGGATCTGATCCGTTCGGTGAGCAGCACCCTGCATGACATGCAAATTAGCGGCAAGGACCTGAAGTTCTTCTGGATTCCGCACTTCTTCGCTTATAAAGCGTTCATGTGGAAGGATGTCGGCTTCGATGCGGTGACGATCCAACCGAACTACTTCTTCGAGCCGACGGATATCGAACGCTTGGAGGATTCTGCGAATCTGGCGAAGCAGTATGGCATGTCCAATGAACTCGAGTTCGATGATCGGATGTTGACGGACGGCGTGTTCCGCGAGCGGTATATCGATTACTTGAACAGCGGTGCGAAGACAGGGCTTATGAAGGATGGCTTCAAATCGTATTACCAAGGCAACAATGCAGTCTATAACACCGCGGTAAGTAAAGATCCAGCGACACGCGTTCTTTACGACTGGCTATATCAATTTGTTAAAGGAACGTATCAGGTCAACGAGGCTCCGCCTTCCGAGGTAGACGTGCAGATAAACGGCAAGCCGTTCCAGAGCGGGATGAAGCTGCCCGATTCAGAATCCGTATCCTTTACATGGAAGCTTAGAACGGATGATGGTCTGACGAAAGTGACGGCTACGTATGACGGCAAGCCTTATACAGCGGGTACCGTTATTCCGCTTGCAGGCAAGCTTGGCAAGCATGAGCTTAACATTACCGTTACGGCGGGGCGTATGGTGACAAAGTCATATGTTATCGAAGCAACGACGAATGCATCTGGTATGAAAGCGTTAGTCGACCGCTTCGAACAAGCGAAGCAATTTACGAATTCTGCAACGGTGCGTTCTTTGAACAACTATTTGGAAATGATGAAGCGCTATGAAGGGAAAGATGAAGTGCAAGTCACCAAGTATCTCCAAGGCTTTAACGCAAAGCTGGATGAATTCAAGAAAGCGGGTACGATAAAAGATGAGGCGTACAATACGCTGAAGGAAAGCGTCTATTACCTAATAGGCAATTTGGCGCAGAATAAAACGGTAGAAGCTTCGTCGACCGAAGGCAATAATGCGAATTATGCACCGGCTAAAGCCGTCGATGGATTCCCTGCTTCAAGATGGGCGAGCGAATACGTGGACAATACTTGGTTCCTGGTCGATCTCGATGAAGTGAAGGAAATGGATACGGTTCGAATCGATTGGGAATATGCTCGTGCTGATAAATACAAACTTCTTGTGTCGAACGATAAGCAGAACTGGATCAATGTCATGCCAAATGACGGAATTATTACCGCACATGATGGCAAAGAAACGATTCAGTTCAACCCGGTCAAGGCAAGATACATGAAGTTACAAGGCATAAAAAGAGCAACCGATTACGGATATTCCATCTACGAGTTTGGTGTCTATAACCTCTCGAGCGCTGTAGACGTGAAGGGCATTGAGGGCATACAAGTAAAGGTTGACGAGGAAGCGAAAAAAGTAACGATTGATGGATTGCTGATGAATGGCGTCCTTACAAATGTGAAGTTGAAGGTGCTTGATCCAAAAGGCAAGGTTCATCTTGAAGATGAGACGAAGAGTACAGTCGCGGGAAGCTTCCAATTCACATTCAAACTTACAGGTAATTTAAAGGGAACCAATGAGGCGTATCTATCGACTGGCTATATGAGTGAGCCTGTAAAAGTGACCTTTGAATACTCAAAAGAAAACCCGGGTAAAGGTCACGATAAGTAATGGAGAAATAATCCATCCAAGTAGCAATACGACCCGCGCTGAAACTTCCTGTACCGGTTATCGAATTATCTGTCCGAGGAAGACTTATAACCGAAGTGAAAATGTTTGAGGCGTAACATAACAAGCCGATTAGGTGCCAGACCACGGGGTCTATACCTAATCGGCTTGTTTCTATGTAGACGTGACAAATAGAGGATTAGATTATATCAAGATATTATTCAGGTTTTAGTGGGATTGTATTATGTATTGTATAATAGAACGACTGCCTCAACAGGTATTTATAACATAAAACATAGGAGGATACATGTCCTGGAGCAAATTGAAGCAACAACTGGAGAGTTTTCTCTGTCCTGCGTTATACGGCAGGGTTGAATATCGCGCAAGTAGTTACCGTTATTTACCTGATAAATCAGGGAATTGTTATATTTCGGTAGATAAAAAGAACGTACTTAATATGAATGATAGAACTAGCTCAATTAGATGGTATCAGACGGAGCAGGAGATTAAGAATGATTCAGATCTTCAAATTCCTATCAACCATGAAGACATTGAAGCGGTTAGAAAAGATAGTAAGGGGATCATCCCGGAGGATCGGCTAATAGTCATTGCAAGAAGCAGAAAAATATCAGAAGTTGCAAAGGAGCTTTTGTCAGCACAGACATCATTAAGTAAATCGAACTTTATTGTTATAGCTACTAAGTATTTATCTATTTCCATAGAGGAGAGCTTAGAAAGCGACGATATCTTATTGAATATTCTAGCTTTAGTGGACAGACGAGTTGGGAAAAAGCGAATTTTAAACATGAGCGAGAAGATGAAGTTAAAGCATCCAATTGTGCAATATTTTTATGAACTAAGGCGTAGTATATTATAACAATAAATAACTTCATTGAATATTCAAGAAACACTCTCTACAAAAATCCCTAATTCTACGCGACTTCTTCCCACCATAACAATAGCCATGATAATGAGAGGGATGTTCGCATATGGTGCATATGGAATCGGAGAGTGTCGCTCTACTGGTAAGGAAGGATACAGTGTTATGAAATCCTTATATTTATTGGACTTTACGGACAAGTATGAGGAAAAATCGTTATTGAAGAGATGGCATCATTGCCGTCTCTTTTTTGTTTCTTTGGTCACTTTTTTAGCATTGCTCTGACTCTGGTTCCCGCTATGGGATCCTACGATCACGAGCATGAAAGACTGCACGAAAATTAACGTTGATGCTTATGTTTAAGCCCTCTCTGCTCTGCTAGGTGACGGGAATCATAGACGTATTTGCGTGAGGTTGCTACGATGTTCCATGGAAATTAAGTGAAAGTGATCACAAGAAATTACAGAAGGAGTTATTTATCGTGAAAAGAATCGTAACACTGAGCACCCGCAAACTGATGGATACCGCAAAACACGGCGGATGCGGCGCATGCCAGACATCTTGCCAATCCGCTTGTAAAACTTCCTGCGGCGTTGCAAACCAGAAGTGTGAAAATGCAATGAACAGATAGGATTCGGAATTTTACCGCCCATTGCTCTGCTGATGGGCGGCTATTTTTAAGAAATGGACGCTTCCGCTACAGGATGGCAAAGCCGTTTCTACTTGTGTGCAAAAGGAGCTTGATTAGTAAGTATGATTCATCAATATAAACTAAACGGATACAATATCGTGCTCGATACCTATAGTGGCTCGGTGCATGTTGTTGATGACCTAGCATATGAAATTATAGCGGATTATGAGAAAACTTCTGCCGAAAAAATCGTGGCAACGCTGTTGGATAAATATAAAGATGATTCCAGCATTTCTGAGAGCGACATTCGAGAAACCATCGCGGATATCGAGGAACTTAAAAATGATGGACAGCTCTTTACAAAAGATGAGTATGAGAACCTCTCGCTCGATTTAAAAAAACGGAAAACTTATGTTAAGGCACTCTGCCTCAATGTTGCGCATACCTGTAATTTGTCATGCGATTATTGCTTCGCTAGCCAAGGGAAATACAACGGAGATCGAGCAATCATGAGCTATGAGGTTGGACAAAAAGCTATCGATTACCTGCTTGAAAATTCGGGTCATCATCGAAACCTGGACATCGACTTTTTCGGCGGGGAACCGCTTTTGGCCTGGAAAGTGGTTAAACAGATCGTAGCTTATGCAAGAAGCAAAGAACAAGAATACAAAAAGAAGTTCCGCTTCACCTTCACGACGAACGGAATGCTGCTGAACGATGAGGTCACCGAGTTTTTAAATCAGGAAATGTACAATGTCGTATTAAGCCTGGATGGAAGAAAAGAGGTTCATGACCGACTTCGCCAAACGGTTAACGGAAAAGGCAGCTACGATCATATTGTTCCGAAGTTCAAGGAATTCGTTCGTAAGCGCGGGGACCAAGAGTACTATGTTCGAGGAACTTACACTCGTAACAATGTCGATTTCACCAACGATATATTTCATATCGCAGACCTTGGTTTTGACAAGATCTCTATGGAACCAGTCATCTGTGATCCAAAGGAGCCCTATGCACTTACCGAGGAGGACCTGCCGGAGATATACAACCAGTACGAAATTCTCGCCAAGGAAATGATCGGTCGCGGTGAACAAGGCAAGGGGTTTACCTTTTATCACTACATGCTTGACCTCTCAGAAGGGCCTTGCATCCAGAAGAGAATTACTGGCTGTGGTTCAGGAACCGAATATCTTGCCGTCACCCCTTGGGGAGAGCTTTTTCCTTGTCACCAGTTCGTCGGGGATGAAGAATACAGCATGGGAAACCTCTGGGATGGGATCACACAACCTGAGCTGCAATGTCAATTCCAAGAGAGCAACTGCTACTCGAAGCCGGAATGCAAGGACTGCTGGGCTAAACTCTACTGCAGCGGTGGTTGTCCTGCCAATGCACTGCACGCGACGGGTTCCCTCGTCGGAACCTATGACTTCAGCTGTGACGTCTTCCGCAAAAGAGTCGAATGTTCCATGATGGTAAAGGTTGATGAATCTATTAGAGCGATGGAAGGGCAATCTAGCTAGTTAACGTAACGGATGAAAAAACTCTAACCGAGAAATAGACACTTTTAAATAAAGTGCCTTTCTCGGTTTTTTTTGTATTAACTAGAACTATGATCATAGATCGTTTTTTCCATCGGCAATCAGGATGAGGAATTCAAAACGTGACGGCCTAATCTGTTTAATAGACAGAGAGGGCTTTTTTAATGTGCGAATCTATGGTTTTTTTCTTTGATCACAAATATATATATGACTAAAGTCATATTAAATTCGTGATTTAGCGTATTTTTTTGTCGAAAAATAAACTATTTTCTAAGAAATGTCGATATAATAGGATGGAAATCTGCTTTTCTGTATTAACTGTAATTACGGAAGCGTTAACAATTATATGAATCGTCATTCGACAAGGAGGAAAGCAATGTTAAAAAAGTTAGGCAAGATTGGATTGGCTTTTATATTAGTCATTGGACTGCTACCGATGATTTCACTCCGGGCATACGCGGCCATACCCTCATTCACCCAAACGGTGGACTTTCCCATTCAGCCTCCAGTTACAAACGCCTCGGGTAAGAATGTTTCTGATGTTGATGTTCTTCCTGACGGAAGTACCGCAGTAGTGTTGAACACATTCGCTTATCAAGGCAATTCCTACGTTTATACTTATTCTTTGAAGGTTTTTGACAGCACGGGAGCTCCTAAAGCGGATTTTCCTCTAAGCA
This Paenibacillus sp. FSL R5-0345 DNA region includes the following protein-coding sequences:
- a CDS encoding SF0329 family protein, with amino-acid sequence MSWSKLKQQLESFLCPALYGRVEYRASSYRYLPDKSGNCYISVDKKNVLNMNDRTSSIRWYQTEQEIKNDSDLQIPINHEDIEAVRKDSKGIIPEDRLIVIARSRKISEVAKELLSAQTSLSKSNFIVIATKYLSISIEESLESDDILLNILALVDRRVGKKRILNMSEKMKLKHPIVQYFYELRRSIL
- a CDS encoding DUF4855 domain-containing protein: MKRSRQWVALVMVAIMIVTMMPIAQAEEALPPTQTEEQTPVNPPGEADPVEVTNPSDLPGAGTEGVIASVYGAVYHNLAAGLSYEWSQEPEASNPDEGNKLTDGIYGASNRSDVAWAGHHLGKTREVVFDLGAKKSLTGIKANFLEDWPTNNVLVPLTVSMYVSDDKVNWGLLKDNATQKLWNDGKYTETYVWDGNKDGIKAIGPDAKIAYARYVKVTFTMHTRAMTFVDEIEILGEEGKVAGAVTVPTHTPKFLAAGEATAGIEHLGLLYNGQYANDLGIWTKERIIPNISYVDKDGKIKDRLFDGVLYLGINSPNPGRDFGGRAYLEDWQWYLDKTFAVGGDMDALNAAAKEVSDALNESGVKEKVVLMIPDPGESITNFGAIEQGGESLNFNDSVGKEKALANREKAVQWWLQQVKSRWEAKGYANLELVGMYWFEEQISTSQSGPDLIRSVSSTLHDMQISGKDLKFFWIPHFFAYKAFMWKDVGFDAVTIQPNYFFEPTDIERLEDSANLAKQYGMSNELEFDDRMLTDGVFRERYIDYLNSGAKTGLMKDGFKSYYQGNNAVYNTAVSKDPATRVLYDWLYQFVKGTYQVNEAPPSEVDVQINGKPFQSGMKLPDSESVSFTWKLRTDDGLTKVTATYDGKPYTAGTVIPLAGKLGKHELNITVTAGRMVTKSYVIEATTNASGMKALVDRFEQAKQFTNSATVRSLNNYLEMMKRYEGKDEVQVTKYLQGFNAKLDEFKKAGTIKDEAYNTLKESVYYLIGNLAQNKTVEASSTEGNNANYAPAKAVDGFPASRWASEYVDNTWFLVDLDEVKEMDTVRIDWEYARADKYKLLVSNDKQNWINVMPNDGIITAHDGKETIQFNPVKARYMKLQGIKRATDYGYSIYEFGVYNLSSAVDVKGIEGIQVKVDEEAKKVTIDGLLMNGVLTNVKLKVLDPKGKVHLEDETKSTVAGSFQFTFKLTGNLKGTNEAYLSTGYMSEPVKVTFEYSKENPGKGHDK
- the scfA gene encoding six-cysteine ranthipeptide SCIFF; amino-acid sequence: MKRIVTLSTRKLMDTAKHGGCGACQTSCQSACKTSCGVANQKCENAMNR
- the scfB gene encoding thioether cross-link-forming SCIFF peptide maturase, translated to MIHQYKLNGYNIVLDTYSGSVHVVDDLAYEIIADYEKTSAEKIVATLLDKYKDDSSISESDIRETIADIEELKNDGQLFTKDEYENLSLDLKKRKTYVKALCLNVAHTCNLSCDYCFASQGKYNGDRAIMSYEVGQKAIDYLLENSGHHRNLDIDFFGGEPLLAWKVVKQIVAYARSKEQEYKKKFRFTFTTNGMLLNDEVTEFLNQEMYNVVLSLDGRKEVHDRLRQTVNGKGSYDHIVPKFKEFVRKRGDQEYYVRGTYTRNNVDFTNDIFHIADLGFDKISMEPVICDPKEPYALTEEDLPEIYNQYEILAKEMIGRGEQGKGFTFYHYMLDLSEGPCIQKRITGCGSGTEYLAVTPWGELFPCHQFVGDEEYSMGNLWDGITQPELQCQFQESNCYSKPECKDCWAKLYCSGGCPANALHATGSLVGTYDFSCDVFRKRVECSMMVKVDESIRAMEGQSS